AAGCCGTTGAAAAACCAAAAAGTGCGATGCAAGCAAAACCCACTGCGACGCACTCTGTTAGTCGGATTCGGTAACTAGGCCTCGTTGTCGATCAAGGCGGAAATGGTCTCCACCGCGCTTTCCAGCGCAATGGTTTCTTGCTCGTGATCGCGCAAATTCTTCACCGCAACCGTCCCGGTTTCCAGTTCGCTTTCGCCAAGAACTAAAGCGAACTTCGCGCCCGCCCGGTCAGCACCCTTCATAGCACCCTTCAATCCCCGATCGCCGTAACTCATGTCTGCACGGATACCAGCGGCACGTAGGGCGTCGACAAGCAAAACCATGCGTTTCTTAGCCACACTACCCAAGGCAACACCGAACACGTCGACCCGGCTACCATCAGAAACTGATTTCTGCTCTGCTTGCAAGGCCAGTAATGCACGGTCGACCCCCAATCCAAAACCGATACCGGAAAGCTCTTGTCCGCCTAGCTGAGCCATCAACCCATCATAGCGACCACCGCCACCGATACCAGATTGTGCCCCAAGACCATCGTGGACAAATTCGAAGCAGGTTTTGGTGTAATAGTCCAAGCCTCGAACCATGCGTGGATTGATCTGGTATCTCACCCCCAAATCCTCTAGCAAGCCGGTGACGGTTTCAAAGTGAGAGCGGCTTTCATCCGAAAGATAGTCCAGCATAAGTGGAGCTTCTGCGGTCATTTCTTTGACCTCCGGGCGCTTATCATCAAGCACCCGCAGTGGATTTATCTCCGCGCGACGTCGGGTTTCGTCATCTAGCGGCAATGTAAACAGAAATTCCTGCAACTTCTCCCGATACGCTGGTCGGCAGCTGCTATCACCCAGCGATGTCAGCTCCAAGCGGTAGCCAGAAAGCCCGATGCTTCTAAAACAACGGTCAGCCAAGGCGATAACCTCAGCATCTAGCGCGGGATCGTCAACCCCGATGGCTTCCACACCCACCTGTTGCAGTTGTCGGTAACGTCCGGCTTGCGGACGTTCATAGCGGAAAAACGGCCCGTAGTAGCTTAACTTCACGGGCAACTGACCCCGGTCCAAGTTGTGTTCAATGACCACGCGCATTACCCCAGCTGTGCCCTCGGGGCGAAGCGTAACCATGCGGTCGCCTCGATCCGCAAACGTATACATTTCCTTCGACACAACGTCCGTAGATTCACCAACGCCTCGGGCAAACAACGCCGTTTCTTCAAAAATGGGAAGCTCAATATGATCGTATCCCGCAAGCCTAACCTGGTGCGCAAACGTATCCCGGATGGTGATAAATTCGGCAGATACTGGCGGAATATAGTCCGGCACACCTTTTGGTGCCGCAATTTTAGAAAGCTTCTTGTCAGTCACGTTCTATTACCTTAGTAGGCAACGGTACGGTATTACCAGTACCGTTTTAGGCAAAGTCAACCAAAAATGGATTGCCACGTTTTTCCGCCCGAACTGTTGTCACCGAACCGTGCCCCGGTAGCACCTGAAGGTCGTCCGATAGTCCCATAACCTGTTTATGCAACGACTCCATCATGTCGGAATGCGAAGAATGCGGCAGATCAGTGCGCCCAATTGATCCTTGAAATAGCACATCGCCACTAAAAACGACTTCCTCCCCCACTATCATCACGCAGCCTGGCGAATGCCCCGGCGCATGTTTTACGACAAATTTTTCACCGCCAATATCAATCCGATCTTCATCGTCAAAAAACCGGAGATCCTTGATAGGGGTCATGTTTTCCGCATCAAATAAAATCTGGGATTCGCGGGATACTCCCTCCCCTCGTTCTAGCATAAACGCATCCGCCTGATGGATATACACTGGCACCCCGTAGCGCGCGGCAAGAGTGCCAGCATCGCGAGTGTGATCTATATGCCCGTGGGTTAGAACAATCCGCTCCAGCTCGATCCCATTTTTCGTAAAGTATTCAATCAGCTGCTTAGCAGCGTGCATACCTGGATCAATGACTGTTGCTTTTGCGTTGTCAACAGCAACAAAACAATTCGTTTGATAAGGTCCTGCGGGAAAACCGAAAATCTCCATGCGTTTTACCCTACCGCAGGCACAGAAAACCCAGCCGAAGCTGTAACTCGACTGGGTGTACGGAGAAAAACTAGTTCAAAGCTGCAATGGCGGCATCGTAATCTGGCTCATGACCAATCTCATCAACCAGTTGGGAATGCAGTACAGTACCGTCTTCGTCGACAACAATAACCGCACGGGCCAGCAATCCAGCCAATGGGGATTCCATCAAAGTGACACCAAAATCAGATCCGAAGCTGGAGCGGAAAGAAGAAGCCGCCGTAACATTTTCAATTCCCTCGGCGCCGCAGAACCGATCCAAAGCAAACGGCAAGTCTGCGGAAATACAGAGCACGTTGGCATTCTCCAGCCGCGAGACCTCCTCGTTGAATCGACGAACCGATTGGGCGCAAACACCAGTGTCGATTGAGGGGAAGATGTTTAAAACGACGCGTTTTCCCGGAAACGAACCTTCGGTGATATCAGCCAGGTTCGTACCAACTACTGTAAAAGCTGGGATTTTACTTCCTACTGGTGGCAAGTCTCCAGCAGTGTTTACTGGGGTGCCTTTGAAATGAGTTTTAGCCATGCCCATACCTTAAGTACTTTTTCCTACACTCGCCACAATTACATGTTGAGCCAGCTCGCATATAAATGAAAACACACCGTTGACCACGCTTTTCATCAATTATCACCGAATTTTGTGCCTTAAGCTACTTTACTTAAGTGTGAGCGTCACTAGTCTTGAAAGAAAGCCATAGAACGTACAGTACGACACGGCCCAAGCGCCTTCAACGTTAACGGAGGTTTTCAGTGAAACCCGATCTAAGCCCGTATCTAGCATTTGATGGCTGCGCACGAGACGCCCTCGAATTTTACGCAACAGTACTCGGTGGTAAACCCGTGATTGAGACATACGCTGACTTCCGGCCGGATGTTGCCGCAGAAAACCAGGACCTAGTTTTATACGGAGTTCTGCGCAGTCCGCACGGGTTCATCATTCGTGCAACCGACGTTCTCTCTAACGAAGAACTACGAATTGGAAACAACCACTACCTCTGCCTCAATGGCGATGATCAAGATTTATTGCAACCGTGTTGGAACCTTTTAGCCGAGTCCGCTTCTGCCATTACGGTTCCGTTGGAACAGGCACCATGGGGAGATCTCTACGGTCAATTAGTCGATCAATTCGGAATTATTTGGCAAATAAATATCGGAGATTCCCCTTAAGTATTTTTCGACACTCCGCGATTTCCAGACGGTTGCAGCGTTAGATTCACACCTTAGCTTTTCGACGCCCAGACGCTCGCGTACATTACACACCTTTGATTGGCTAAAGTTTCCTCATTTATGCAGACTTTCGGCGAGCATTGTCTATTTAGTTTTTCTAAAGGTTAGAATGGTCGCTGGTTCTCGTTCCGCGCATTCGCAGAACAATATTTTCATCAAACACGCATTAAAAGTGAGGAACTAAGGTTGAGCGACAACAAGCAACGCCGTCAAGAGGCGATGAAAAACCTGGAAAAGGAAATCAACAGCCGCGACCGTTCTGAGAAGATGAAACCGCTGGGTGTCGTCGTTTCGGCTGCATTAGCCATCGTGTTGATCGTTGTCGGCATCGTTTTCGCTACGAAGTACACCGGAAGCGAAGAGTCTATCGAAGCTTCCGGTGCACCAACACCATCAGAGCTAATGCCCGAACAGAACCTCTCTCCAATCAGCCTTGCCCGCAAGAATCCACTTCCGGAAACCGTGACCTGCGCATACAACGAGGATGGTTCTGAAGCAGCAAAGAAAGTTTCTCTTCCCGCTACAGACAACGTGCCTACTTCCGGCACAGCCAACGTAGCATTGCAGACCAACAAGGGCACCATTGATTTGGAACTGGATCGCGCAGTTTCACCGTGCACGGTGAATGCAATCACTCACTTGGCTGCCGAAGGCTACTATAACGACACTGTTTGCCACCGGTTAACCACCTCCGGGATTAAGGTGCTCCAGTGTGGCGATCCATCGGGATCTGGTGCAGGCGGACCGGGTTTCCAGTTCGCCAATGAGTTCCCTACCGATGAGGCAACCGACGAAGAAAAAAGCGCCCCTAAGATCTATCCACGTGGCACCATCGCGATGGCTAACGCAGGTGTTGATACCAACGGTTCGCAGTTCTTCTTGAACTACGGTGATTCACCACTGGCGCCGAACTACACGTACTTCGGTAAAATTTCCGAATCTGGTCTTAAGGTTCTTGACGAAATCGCCGCAAGCGGCACCAAGGACGGCAAGGAAGATGGCGCCCCAGCCGAAGAAATTAAGATCGAATCTGCTTCTGTGAGTTAAAAATCACAGTTAGAAAAACTGCCACGGTTGACCGCACAAGCTTCCGTGGCAGTTTCTTTTAACGCTTCTTCTTGGCAATTCATGCAGCCTAACGCAGTATTTTACCGCTTTCAACCCCACCCAATAAGGGGTAAACACTCACTTTTTACTCATCGTTTCAAGCTTTTTCTTCAGATATATTTATATTTTTGTTAACTCGATGTAACATTTACGCCATCAACTCAGTTGATAACCAATGAAGCCTCCAAGCTTCTTGCCAGCAACGGCAATAAAGCCTATCTTGTTGGTAGCGATCCGAAGGCCTCAGCCTATTTGCCGACTGCGGTTTGGATCGACAAAACTTGGATTCCTTGATTTAAGGTTTTCCGACGATCTACACCCACATTTCGAAAGAAGACAAGTATGAAGCGCATTCTCCGCAATTCTCTTGTGGCAACCGTTGCTGCGGTTACCATTGCTACCGCAACCCCAGCCATGGCCCAGGAAGAAACCACCGAGGGTGGCACCTCGTTTGGTGACGTTCTCGTCGGCATGTCATCGCTTTCTACCGATGACAACGGCATCATCAGTGCCACCAAAATGAAGGAATGGATCAACCTTGTTGACACCATCATCAGGACCATAACCAATGCCTTCACCTTGGCAGGCAATACCTTCAACCAGTTCAACAACAAATAGGAAAGCCCTTTCACCCTTCACAGTTCACGTCACAATGCAGTGTAAGTTGGAAACCCCCAACACACTCAGCGGTTCGTGGATAACAAGACGAATCCGTCAGTCTCACGTGAAGAAGTTAGCGGAAGGAACCGAGTCACACAGGAAAATCCCATTGTTTTCCTTGCAAAACTCCAGCTCTTTCGTTATAGTAGTCCCAGGCTTGTTCCTAAAGATTCAAACATAAGGAAAATTCATGAAGCTTTTCTCCCGCAAAGCAGTCCTGGCGGTTACCACCGCAGCAGCAGTTTCCGTTTCTGCATTCAGCCCAGCAATCGCACAAGAGGACAAGGCGCAAAGCGGCACCAGCACTTCCTCCAGCTCTTCTTCCTCAGGCGAGTATGAGTCCTGCGAAAAGAAGCACAAGGGCGACAAAGAGAAAATCCGGGAATGCAACGAAAACCTGTCGATCGGCGACCAACTTCGTAAAGGCTCTCGCGACGACACCAGTGGCAACATTTCCGCAAAGAAGATCGGTGAGTGGATCGCTATCATCGGTACCATCATCACTGTTATGACCTCGGTTTTGACCTTCGTCTCCAAGGTTCCTAACTTGTTCAACAAGTAACCTATTTCGCTTGTTCCCCTTCATCGCCTCCCTTGCGGGAGGCGATTGTTGTAGGTTTACATGCGGTTATATTTACATATCAACTCCTGCACTATAAGGACAACCCACCAAATGAAGCTAAAGAAGAGCCTGATTGCGTTGACCGCCACAACCGCTGTCCTATTTAGCAGCGTCGTCGCTCCAGTACAAGCCCAGGAAATTGCTACCACGACTGAAACCACCGCAGTTGAAACGTCCGCCGATGAGGTTGATTCGGTTGAAACCGTCTCCGACAAAACTCCAGCGGAATCCACCACTACAAGCGAAAAGCCTAGTGGGTCCAAGAAGGAAAGCTCAGGATCCTCCACTTCCAATGTGCTCGATACCATTCGGGGGATCTTCGGTTACAAGAAGTCAGATGAGGACGCCTCCGACTCAGATAAGTCTGAGGATAAGCCAGAATCCCAAACAGACACCATCCTGTCGTGGATAAAGTTGGTATCCGTTGTGATTACCACGCTAACTGGTCTCGTCACCCTGATCTCCAAATTCGGCGGATTAAAATAGCATAAAACCAATTAAAGCCGGGACTACAGTTGTTAGTCCCGGCTTTTTTATTTTTAACCACCAGAAGTTACGCGGTAAACGTCAAAAACCCCTTCAGTATTACGCAATTGAGTCATGAGCGAACCTAATTGCTTGGT
The nucleotide sequence above comes from Corynebacterium mustelae. Encoded proteins:
- the hisS gene encoding histidine--tRNA ligase; this encodes MTDKKLSKIAAPKGVPDYIPPVSAEFITIRDTFAHQVRLAGYDHIELPIFEETALFARGVGESTDVVSKEMYTFADRGDRMVTLRPEGTAGVMRVVIEHNLDRGQLPVKLSYYGPFFRYERPQAGRYRQLQQVGVEAIGVDDPALDAEVIALADRCFRSIGLSGYRLELTSLGDSSCRPAYREKLQEFLFTLPLDDETRRRAEINPLRVLDDKRPEVKEMTAEAPLMLDYLSDESRSHFETVTGLLEDLGVRYQINPRMVRGLDYYTKTCFEFVHDGLGAQSGIGGGGRYDGLMAQLGGQELSGIGFGLGVDRALLALQAEQKSVSDGSRVDVFGVALGSVAKKRMVLLVDALRAAGIRADMSYGDRGLKGAMKGADRAGAKFALVLGESELETGTVAVKNLRDHEQETIALESAVETISALIDNEA
- a CDS encoding MBL fold metallo-hydrolase, which produces MEIFGFPAGPYQTNCFVAVDNAKATVIDPGMHAAKQLIEYFTKNGIELERIVLTHGHIDHTRDAGTLAARYGVPVYIHQADAFMLERGEGVSRESQILFDAENMTPIKDLRFFDDEDRIDIGGEKFVVKHAPGHSPGCVMIVGEEVVFSGDVLFQGSIGRTDLPHSSHSDMMESLHKQVMGLSDDLQVLPGHGSVTTVRAEKRGNPFLVDFA
- the tpx gene encoding thiol peroxidase, with amino-acid sequence MAKTHFKGTPVNTAGDLPPVGSKIPAFTVVGTNLADITEGSFPGKRVVLNIFPSIDTGVCAQSVRRFNEEVSRLENANVLCISADLPFALDRFCGAEGIENVTAASSFRSSFGSDFGVTLMESPLAGLLARAVIVVDEDGTVLHSQLVDEIGHEPDYDAAIAALN
- a CDS encoding VOC family protein, with translation MKPDLSPYLAFDGCARDALEFYATVLGGKPVIETYADFRPDVAAENQDLVLYGVLRSPHGFIIRATDVLSNEELRIGNNHYLCLNGDDQDLLQPCWNLLAESASAITVPLEQAPWGDLYGQLVDQFGIIWQINIGDSP
- a CDS encoding peptidylprolyl isomerase, with product MSDNKQRRQEAMKNLEKEINSRDRSEKMKPLGVVVSAALAIVLIVVGIVFATKYTGSEESIEASGAPTPSELMPEQNLSPISLARKNPLPETVTCAYNEDGSEAAKKVSLPATDNVPTSGTANVALQTNKGTIDLELDRAVSPCTVNAITHLAAEGYYNDTVCHRLTTSGIKVLQCGDPSGSGAGGPGFQFANEFPTDEATDEEKSAPKIYPRGTIAMANAGVDTNGSQFFLNYGDSPLAPNYTYFGKISESGLKVLDEIAASGTKDGKEDGAPAEEIKIESASVS